The Tachysurus vachellii isolate PV-2020 chromosome 19, HZAU_Pvac_v1, whole genome shotgun sequence genome segment ACCTAACAAGTACTGGCACATAAATTGATTTCCTTTTACAGCTCTCAAACCGTAGAAGGCTAAACATCTCATGCTACTGAGCACATAGCTATGTATTGTCTCTCAATCTCTCCTTTCAGGATTCATTGCCTCAGACATGACATCGAAGAACTCCAGCACACAGCTCTGGCTGGTTACTCATTTCCATGAGCTGGGCTCTCTCTATGACTTCCTGCAGTACAGCCTCTTGGATCCGGAgacatgtttgtgcatgtgcttATCGATAGCCAGTGGCCTGGTGCACCTTCACACAGAAATCCTCACCACTCAGGGGAAGCCAGCCATCGCCCACCGTGACCTCAAAAGCCGCAACATCCTAGTGAAGAGGAACGGCCAGTGCTGCATTGCTGACCTGGGTAAGGGAAATGCTAAAAGGATGTATCAGGAGGGTTTACCTAAAAcgtgtaaaatatttatagtaCAATACAACtagtaaatattttacagaatCTGAAATCATTTACGGGTTGCTCTTGGGTGTTTTGATAGGTCTGGCTGTCATTCATTCTCAGTCCAATGACTACCTGGATGTAGGGAACAACCCAAGGGTGGGAACCAAACGCTACATGGCCCCTGAGGTCCTAGATGAGAGTATCCGTGTGGACATCTTTGAATCATACAAGCAGACTGATATTTGGGCTTTGGGACTGGTTTTGTGGGAGATCACCCGTCGAACCAACGTAAACGGTTAGTACAGTGCACGTATTCAGGGTCCAGAATTCCCTATAACTTTCTATAAGGAGCActatataaaatcatttaactcaagagTTTATCCATAGgcataaataaaatcataaaaaccCATCTGCTGCAAGATATTGGTCATTTTTAAGTTGGTAATAAGTCCATCCATAACCCATATTtctctattgccccttttccaccaaggcagtttgagtgcttgTTCGGAGCCAGCacctaatttaaaatcatttctttctttttcaacacccaaagcaccggctctgtaccaggaaaagtggttgttaagtagcaccaaaacgttgctggtctagacttaagaaccgcttgtgtcaggggctgtgggtggggctactgttagcgctttgataatgtaccttaagtatactaatgtttaatacacttttactttactgcaatatgatcaattatcagcacacattatagtaggtagctacatgctaaggctaacttttttctgtgttaatgataaaataatgttatgtactttctcgattgcaacctccgtttatacaaattacatggagctgcacgtacacgttggaatcgccgcgtttggatgccaatgtaggtttacaaagccatgagcattaacagtaaaacaacatccaccattgttgttgttgtgtttgtgtttgccgctgctgcgctaacgttgctgggaaagatAACACGTATACAAGATATACAAGACGTAAGACTCGGccctgtgacggctctctagcccatggaaaggcaaaccggttcttacaAGGCtctccagtggaaccaactttgaaccagcaccagcactagctctgaaccagcacctggttctttttggtggaaagggggcatatATGTTTTTGTGAGTGCCAGGATACCCCAGTGTTCAGTATTGTTATTCAACATAGGCTGATAAAGTATCAtgatttaatgtgtttatatccGGCAAAGTCATTATTAATTTTATGAATAATCCTTTGTTCTGTTGCACGCAACATGTATTACATCATAATGAATAGCGTAAATGAAGTATTTCCCATATTTGTCACATCACTTCACAGAATCCGCATGTCTGTGTCTTGCCAGCCCAGTCTGTCCGTTTCttctatctgtgtctgtctccacTATCCACCCACGATTAGCAGTCCAGCAATTATAAACACTCTTATCAAGTGTCAGCACTCCAACTCATACAGTCCAGATgcttttttatctctttctctctgtttttttagaCACATTATGCACACATATACTTTATACCTTTATGGCAGAAGCATGTCTTTTATTATGTCCTGTCAAACAGTAAAGGATATaaagttttattgtcattccccCTTTCTGATGTAAAATCATACTCTTGAGTATTTTTCTCCGAGATGTCAGCTACCAAACATACACAGACTTTCTGGATGTCTTCCAGCCCTCCTCCCACAGAACTATTAGCTGTTCCAAACTCCTTAAAATTTCAAATGTCTCTTTTGCTGATATGATTTGACTCTCAGTCTCAACAAATTTCTGACCTttttgtgaggaaaaagacagtgTCGGTGACTGCAAATTTTAACTGAACATCTTTGAAAAAATATgactttgttaaaaaataatcgTAAAATTGTCAATcaataaattgttaaaatttgtgaaaaaataatCTTTGTTGTGTAGGAATTGTAGAGGAGTATCGCCTGCCGTTTTTTGACGTAGTGCCCTCCGACCCCAGTTTTGAAGAGATGAagaaggtggtgtgtgtggacCAGTACAGGCCATGTCTTCACAACCGACTGCACTCCCATCCGGTAtacatttcttttctgttaaGCTTAAAAATTGTCATTGTCTTGTTGTCGTAGTCAGCTGAAACTTTTTAAAAGCTCTTTCTGCTAATGCCGTATTACTTTAAGCTATGAACAATGCACCCGGACAGAGCAGACGTCCACAATCCACTTACTGAATCAGAATGTCTTTGTGTCCAGATTCTGTCAGCCATAGCTAAAATTATGAAGGAGTGCTGGTTCCAAAGTCCCTCGGCTCGCCTCACTGCCCTGCGTGTGCGTAAGACCCTGGCAAAGCTGGACCAAGACCAAGACTACAGCACAGACAAACTCAAATTGGATGTCTAGAGGTCTGCTCCTGCTTAATGGACACAAGTTACAGAACAGGTGCCAGAACCCCTCTTAGCCTTACATGTCTTAGCCTTAAGAGCAGCATCTGACCTGAGTTGATTCCTAGAGCTTCAGCCGAGGAGGCCATAAAGCTGATGGACTGACTGAACTCAGAGCTGTGCTTCTCCTCTGTACTGCAATATTACCGTTGAAGGATTTACTGTGCTTTTCAGCACAGTGACTCAGTTGTAAGTGAAAGTGAGCCATGGCTGAAAGTACTCCTTAGGGTCGAGAGATTTGCACATGtttttctgtcagtgttttttatGAATGTGTTTGTCAGGATATGAGCCATACTGGACTTCCCAGTGGAGGAGTTTCCTGAAATTCCTTCATGACCTtgtctccctcctcctcttAGGTTCTAAATGTCTTAAATGAGGACACCATGTACTTTGTTCCACCATGTATATTTTATCCATTCCATAGTCATGATGAAAACATTTGGAGTGACCATATCTTAAATACATCCATGAATACATACTGATATAATAACACACAAGCGATAATCATTCAAATGTAAGACTTATACTATATGTTATTGCTAAATAATTATGTTTCAGACTAGAGGTATTTTACATGGTATATCCAGTGTGGAAATATCCAGTGTGCAACCCTATGCAACATGCAATATATACATATCGTGCATACTTACAGGGCATTGTGGTGCCCCTTCTCCACTATACAAACTTTATACTTATGGTTATGGTATATCTTTTAATGTTTCACGTTTTAAGATATGTTTTCTATTTGTAAAAGActtcatttgtaatgtttttgcacaaaaacaaattttCACTAAAAATAACggtatttaacaaaataataaaaaaatatattaggtTATTCAATATGTCTCATACCTGTTAATGTTATATTTCACTGATATTAAAATCAGTAGTAAGAATGAAGAGTTAAAATGCAAgtgtatattttaatgtaaGGAAGTTCACAtggcgggggcacggtggcttagtggttagcatgttcgcctcacacctccagggttgggggttcgattcccacctccgccttgtgtgtgtggagtgtgcatgttctccccgtgcctcgggggtttcctccaggtactccggtttcctccctggtccaaagacatgcatggtatgttgattggcatctctggaaaattgtccagagtgtgtgattgcgtgagtgaatgggagggtgtgtgccctgtgattggCACatcgggttggcactccgtccggggtgtatcctgccttgatgctcagtgacgcctgagatgaatgaatgaagttcacATTGCTTGCTTGGTTGGTTGGTGCCATACTGATGTTCCTGTGTGCTGTATTGTTGTCACAGGGGACTTTGCAAACACAGTTTCGATGGTGCTTAATAGAAGAAAAAGAGTCTTACCTCCTCAAAACAAAAGAGCACGTGCTCCGTTTTTCACTCACCATTTTCAAAgtcatattaataaaaaatcattgACATCATTGAAAATGTTGGACTCAAACTCCCAGAATGcaataaagaaatacatatCCTGAGATTCAAAATAGCTAGGTAGTGAACTATGAGATGATAAACACAATGATCTTGACAGTGGCATTAACATAAACACCAAAAGTTTGGAATCCTGATCTGAACATTACTTATGTAGGAAATCATTGACCAATGTAAAAATAGAGAAcaaaaaactagaaaaaaaaaagtattttactaTAAAACAATACTTGAATACCATGTGGTAAGCTTATGGGTAAgttgctggactaccaatcggtaggttgtgagtttgaatctctggtccaccaagctgccactgctgggcccctgagcaaggcccttaaccctcaattgcacacttgtataaaatgaaataaaatataagattaATATGCAAGGTGGATTTTCCCTTTAATATAATGTGAAAGAGTTTAAAAAGGCAAGCATGTAGCACATACTTTTTAACACTAGGGGGCATCAGAAGCTCCAAACTCAATCAGAaggtcttcatttttttttttttttttttttttttttttttactttgttcagCAGTAGACTGGTTTCATCTAACTGGACTCACTGTCATCCTTTTTTATGTAATATAGTGTCAGCAGGCTTATTATTTTCATCCTGATTCCATTACTTTTTAATCTGATctatttggggtttttttgtgcatgtggtGTTTGTGCATCATGTTACTGTTCAAAGCAACACAAAAGGCACTCAAGGACCCGATATCCCCAGGGAGTAACCGAGATGCACCTCAGTGCTCCAAAAGCATTCATAGATACAATGTTGAATGCATCCTTCCAGGTAGTGTTTCACCCGGGCCTATATTTACCCAGCAAAAAAACGATCCTATATCTCTTATTCATGGAAATGTTCATTCCAAATGAGTGTATTTCTAGTATTAAACCTTGGTCATGAgcaattacatacacacacacatacacacacacaaggccacGAGATCACACTCTCGATTTCACccagacacacttacacagtgCTGGTTTCACTGTAGCCTAATCTGAACTCAAGAAAGGATGTTATAATTACAGAAATCACTTCTAGATGATTAGACACAAATTCTGAAGAAGGTTTTTCCTAAATAgtcatcagtaaaaaaaaaatggtacaaTTAGTCAGGTCTTCCAACGAGTACTATTAGTCAGAGTGTCCAGTTCCCATTGTCAGTGAAAGTGTATCGTTTTATAAGTCAGTAAGGGGATGGACATTGATTTCTGTCTGCCTTTTTATCTATATCTGTTCTCACATGTGTCTGTTCTCTGTATAGCCATCTGTGACGGTGCTCACACAGACTTTAGGGGAGATAAAGTTCCCCGAATAGCCAGTCTGTCTGTTTGGTCAAATGGAGTGGGGGGTTGTGAAAGGATTCTGCACACATATACTGGACAGATTATTAAATACTCTCTTCCTCCATTGTCTTGTATTGGCATACTTCACACTTTTAAGCATTTCATACGAGCCAGACTCAAACGGTCCTATTGACCTTTTCGGATATGAATTCATGTctgaaatatgtaaataaatttcaCAAGCTGAAAGTGTAATGTAACATAACATAGTAACGAAGCATTTTCTGTGCACTAACCTCAATTACATTTCCATTTCTAAGGTAGAGGGTCTAACAGTGTCATGCGGTTACTAAACAGCATGAGGAATGGCAATAAATGCTTTTATTGTATGAAATTTGAGTCACAAGGTCCTTCTCTGCCTTGCCATCTTAACATAGTAAGCATCCTAGTAACAAAGAAGCATTTTAAAGGTCTCTAAGAATCATCAGTTCATTCAGTCATCAGGGCAAAGGTTTCAGCTgcataataagtaaataaggaGATTTCCATGTGCTTTGATTAATCTTTGGCTACTGAGCACCTTAGGTCTCCAAATCTTCATTCCTCACAATGACAGTTTCTTTGGGTGCCTCTTTGGGTACTAGCAGGGGATCTGTAAGCTCATTACAGTCTCATTACAGTCTCAATTCTGGCAGTAGACAAAGAGAGAACGGGTAAACGGACAAAGCATCATTGACCAGACCACGTCATTAGCAATATTTCTTTCTTGTACTTGTCCAAAACAAGGCTTTCAACATATGTATGACTCACCCAATGTAAGAAATAACAAGAAGATATTTTGTGACTGTGGACAATCAGAAGAAGTCCTGGTTAAAGTTAATCAGctatataaacacattacacCAGTTCAAATAGAATCTGTAAGAGCTCGTGCTAACATTtgcataacaaaataaatatgacaCAGTAATTGGTACAACTGAAACAAAACTTTAATCTCTACCAACaagacattttctttattccatgtttcacagatgatCCTTTATCATAATTTACAATTGCTGCAGTTggtggtttgattcctgccACTGCTCTTTGTGCAGTTTGCCTGTTTCCCTGTGCTTTAGAGGTTTCCtccggatggatggatggatggatggatatctATTTTCCATTTTTGAATGTTATTATTTACCTCATATTTGTCCTGATATATCTGTTGATTACAAAGAGCAGGTATGGAGATTGACAGTAACTGCAAAACTTTATTTTCATACTTTAGATACAGGCATTTCTCTTACAACCAGAAAGCATGGGACCTGTACAAATTATATATCAAAAGCCGGTTTTGTGTAAATTAACCCATGTGTGTTcatctttaaaaatgtgtatttattaagtgTAAAGTATTAGGGGTGTGTATTTAGAAAGAAATGTTTACAGTAGTCTGGTAAATGCTATGTCACAAGAACATAGCATTATTCCTCCTTTCTCACTCACTATTACTTCATATTAGAGGGTAGTAATGTGGGGGtacatttattcacttattcatcTACATACCtacatttatctatctatctatctatctatctatctatctatctatctatctatctatctatctatctatctatctatctatctatctatctatctatctatctgtttatctatctatctgtttatc includes the following:
- the acvrl1 gene encoding serine/threonine-protein kinase receptor R3 yields the protein MEAAAGFLLLLTLMCSSLNTVHSGHRVNCACENTYTDSCVGFVCFFTWNHGQVTKGSFEKDQMEQCIANGIPNVFVKCCYTDYCNANLTLPEKPVEPSESGSVIVLVVVPLLVLLLLSITVCIFVLWLRSKRQHDLQEHHPPMLKLPSGADPTYGDIFDEFCTSGSGTGLPYLVQRTMARQISLVECVGKGRYGEVWRGTWMGENVAVKIFSSRDEQSWFRETEIYNTVQLRHENILGFIASDMTSKNSSTQLWLVTHFHELGSLYDFLQYSLLDPETCLCMCLSIASGLVHLHTEILTTQGKPAIAHRDLKSRNILVKRNGQCCIADLGLAVIHSQSNDYLDVGNNPRVGTKRYMAPEVLDESIRVDIFESYKQTDIWALGLVLWEITRRTNVNGIVEEYRLPFFDVVPSDPSFEEMKKVVCVDQYRPCLHNRLHSHPILSAIAKIMKECWFQSPSARLTALRVRKTLAKLDQDQDYSTDKLKLDV